From one Alicyclobacillus acidocaldarius subsp. acidocaldarius Tc-4-1 genomic stretch:
- a CDS encoding M48 family metallopeptidase, with amino-acid sequence MDLKIVRNHRGQIAAYELQVDQEAFLIRVRAGRPRQKRIVLRADERGFSVSAPRWAPWNLVEKVIRQNVSWLRETQAKTFTAMPQLKVGDEIRILGQPYVIRTWAKTGCDIDHATHIVWVAEYADDVHAQVYAMLRELALKHLPRRAMMWAENMALRPSRIGVKAQRSRWGSCTSKGHIYLNWRLIQAPEAVVDYVVIHELAHLAHMNHGPEFWKLVERFMPNWQAQRTWLRLHGSELFRLDPEAKP; translated from the coding sequence TATGAACTCCAAGTCGACCAGGAAGCTTTCCTCATCCGCGTTCGAGCGGGACGGCCGAGGCAGAAGCGGATTGTGCTCCGCGCCGATGAACGCGGATTTTCCGTCAGCGCTCCACGTTGGGCTCCATGGAATCTCGTGGAGAAGGTCATCCGGCAGAACGTATCTTGGCTGCGAGAGACTCAGGCCAAGACCTTCACCGCGATGCCACAGCTCAAGGTGGGCGACGAGATCCGAATCCTCGGGCAGCCCTACGTGATCCGCACGTGGGCAAAGACGGGCTGCGACATCGATCACGCCACCCACATCGTGTGGGTGGCTGAGTACGCGGACGACGTACACGCGCAAGTGTATGCGATGCTCCGCGAACTGGCCCTAAAGCATCTGCCGAGGCGAGCGATGATGTGGGCGGAGAACATGGCGCTTCGACCTTCGCGCATTGGGGTCAAGGCGCAGCGGAGCCGTTGGGGGAGTTGCACGAGCAAGGGGCACATCTACTTGAACTGGCGACTCATCCAGGCGCCTGAAGCCGTAGTAGACTACGTGGTTATCCACGAACTTGCACACCTGGCCCACATGAACCATGGCCCGGAGTTTTGGAAACTCGTAGAGCGCTTTATGCCAAACTGGCAGGCGCAGCGAACGTGGCTGCGCCTGCACGGTTCCGAATTGTTCCGATTGGATCCGGAGGCGAAACCGTAG
- a CDS encoding M20 family metallopeptidase has translation MVDLAREVEAIRGDLVAWRRHLHEHPELSFQERETAAFIEQELTKMGAFEISRPTETSVVARLVTGRPGRVLALRADIDALPIEEDTGLPFASKNPGVMHACGHDGHTAMLLGACKVLAAHRDQLRGEIRFIFQHAEELTPGGAQELVDAGVLNGVDAVIGQHLWQGMESCRIGVRAGELMAAPDTFHIRIIGQGGHAAQPHLTVDPIAIGAQIVVSLQQLASRRVDPFEPFVLSVTKFVGGTADNVIPNEVELCGTVRTFREERRTWAAQAMEALIKGIAEAQGASYEFRYERGYRPVVNDPELTAFVRATLEEEFGDLVTDAEPTMGGEDFSAYQTVVPGTFFFTGIRRSDRDAYPHHHPRFDIDENALVVGCRALVALATKYLGQA, from the coding sequence ATGGTGGATCTCGCCCGCGAAGTGGAGGCCATTCGCGGCGATCTCGTCGCGTGGCGCCGACATTTGCACGAACATCCGGAACTCAGTTTTCAAGAGCGGGAGACAGCGGCGTTCATCGAGCAAGAGCTGACGAAGATGGGGGCGTTCGAGATCAGCCGACCCACCGAGACAAGTGTCGTGGCTCGATTGGTCACCGGCCGCCCAGGCCGTGTCCTCGCGCTACGCGCGGACATCGACGCGCTTCCCATCGAGGAAGACACCGGGCTTCCCTTTGCATCGAAGAATCCGGGTGTGATGCACGCGTGCGGTCACGACGGACACACTGCCATGTTGCTCGGCGCATGCAAGGTGCTCGCCGCACACCGCGACCAACTGCGCGGCGAGATCCGGTTCATTTTTCAACACGCGGAGGAATTGACGCCGGGTGGCGCTCAGGAGTTAGTGGATGCCGGTGTGTTGAACGGCGTCGACGCCGTGATCGGTCAGCATCTTTGGCAAGGTATGGAGAGCTGCCGCATTGGCGTGCGCGCAGGTGAGCTCATGGCTGCGCCGGATACGTTTCACATCCGCATTATCGGGCAAGGTGGACACGCGGCGCAGCCTCATCTCACGGTGGACCCTATCGCCATCGGTGCCCAAATCGTCGTGAGTCTCCAGCAGCTCGCCAGCCGGCGGGTGGACCCGTTTGAGCCGTTTGTGCTGAGCGTGACCAAGTTCGTCGGCGGGACCGCGGACAACGTCATTCCGAACGAAGTAGAGCTCTGCGGTACGGTGCGGACGTTCCGCGAAGAACGCCGCACCTGGGCCGCACAAGCGATGGAGGCCTTGATCAAGGGCATCGCGGAAGCGCAGGGCGCGTCGTACGAGTTTCGTTACGAGCGGGGCTACCGACCGGTGGTAAACGATCCAGAACTCACGGCCTTTGTACGAGCCACCCTCGAGGAGGAGTTCGGCGATCTCGTCACGGACGCCGAGCCGACGATGGGCGGCGAAGATTTCTCGGCGTATCAAACGGTGGTACCCGGTACGTTTTTCTTCACGGGCATTCGCCGCTCCGACCGAGACGCGTATCCGCACCATCATCCACGCTTTGATATCGACGAAAACGCCCTTGTCGTCGGATGCCGCGCGCTTGTCGCACTCGCAACCAAGTATCTCGGGCAGGCGTGA
- the hemQ gene encoding hydrogen peroxide-dependent heme synthase has product MPAPHTLEGWYVLHDFRVIRREAWKKTDPHTAAAVLRDFGAFVQGELEAQRARLGQLWAVRHCGHKSGSAVLYMRPTIGELNDVKARFEATRLANFTDRAYSYVSVVELGGYLAKPGVDVEQDEALQLRLKPPVPEMRYVCFYPMNKRRTHPDNWYMLDEGERRKHLMAHGQIGRQFAGKVKQIISGSVGLDDWEWGVTLYADDPIHFKKLIYEMRFDESSARFAEFGPFYIGEQVDVEGLTTWMMTLHG; this is encoded by the coding sequence ATGCCGGCACCGCACACGCTGGAGGGATGGTACGTGCTCCACGACTTCCGCGTCATCCGGCGCGAGGCGTGGAAGAAGACGGATCCGCACACGGCCGCCGCCGTGTTGCGCGACTTCGGCGCGTTTGTCCAAGGTGAGCTCGAGGCACAGCGCGCGCGTTTGGGGCAGCTTTGGGCAGTTCGTCATTGCGGGCACAAAAGCGGATCTGCTGTTTTGTACATGCGGCCCACCATCGGCGAGTTAAACGATGTCAAAGCGAGGTTTGAGGCGACGCGCTTGGCAAATTTCACGGACCGAGCGTATTCCTATGTGTCGGTGGTCGAGCTCGGCGGATACCTCGCCAAGCCGGGCGTCGACGTCGAGCAAGACGAAGCGCTCCAGTTGAGATTGAAACCTCCCGTGCCCGAAATGCGGTACGTGTGCTTTTACCCGATGAACAAGCGCCGCACGCATCCCGACAATTGGTACATGCTCGATGAAGGCGAACGCAGGAAGCATCTGATGGCACATGGGCAAATTGGCCGTCAGTTTGCCGGAAAGGTCAAACAGATCATCTCTGGTTCCGTTGGCCTGGATGACTGGGAATGGGGTGTGACACTCTACGCGGACGATCCGATCCATTTCAAGAAGCTGATCTACGAGATGCGGTTCGACGAGTCGAGCGCTCGTTTCGCTGAATTCGGACCGTTTTACATTGGTGAACAAGTCGACGTGGAAGGCTTGACCACGTGGATGATGACCCTCCACGGCTAA
- the spo0A gene encoding sporulation transcription factor Spo0A, which produces MKILLADDHHEFAELLSEFISGQPDMEVCGIAHNGTEVLHLVRETGPDVLILDIIMPVLDGLGALERLSEVTDHPPKVIMLTAFGQESVTRRAAELGVSYFILKPFDMPVLAERIRQVMFEAPAPVAATSQVVATSMSAPSPSSRRSIDAQITQIIHEIGVPAHIKGYHYLREAIGLVYEDVEILGSITKVLYPKIAQRFKTTPSRVERAIRHSIEVAWGRGNMEAIRRVFGYTVSAAKTKPTNSEFIAMIADRLRMEHRVG; this is translated from the coding sequence ATGAAGATCTTGTTAGCCGATGATCACCATGAATTCGCAGAGTTGTTGAGCGAATTCATTTCCGGACAGCCGGATATGGAGGTCTGCGGGATCGCGCACAACGGCACGGAGGTGCTCCATCTGGTGCGCGAAACGGGGCCGGATGTCTTAATTCTCGACATCATCATGCCCGTGTTGGACGGGCTTGGGGCTCTGGAGCGCCTTTCGGAAGTCACGGATCATCCGCCGAAGGTCATTATGCTCACCGCATTTGGTCAGGAGAGCGTCACCCGGCGCGCCGCGGAGCTCGGGGTGTCGTACTTTATCCTGAAGCCGTTCGACATGCCGGTGCTGGCCGAGCGCATTCGCCAGGTGATGTTCGAGGCGCCCGCGCCGGTGGCCGCGACATCTCAGGTCGTTGCGACGTCCATGTCCGCGCCGTCACCTTCCTCGCGTCGCTCCATTGACGCGCAGATCACACAAATCATCCACGAGATCGGCGTACCGGCGCATATCAAGGGGTACCACTACCTGCGCGAGGCGATAGGCCTCGTGTATGAGGACGTCGAGATCCTCGGTTCCATCACGAAGGTGTTGTATCCCAAGATTGCGCAGCGATTCAAGACGACGCCTTCGCGCGTCGAGCGCGCGATTCGCCACTCCATCGAGGTCGCGTGGGGCCGCGGCAATATGGAGGCCATTCGCCGCGTGTTTGGGTACACGGTTTCGGCCGCCAAGACCAAACCCACGAATTCGGAATTCATTGCGATGATTGCGGATCGGCTTCGGATGGAACACCGCGTCGGTTAG
- the spoIVB gene encoding SpoIVB peptidase gives MAGWLRALKVAVLVAATALLWIPPVRQLVELPTSVEMSTDDEIALRSFHPFSMHAWVRPVDPPGAVTVTADAGDFDVTDRIFGFIPWRTRVHVEPAERVIVGGQAVGIRLLSEGPMVIGYRRATQGISLAEAHHIEVGDVILSVDGVPVHTAKDLQAALRDKRAPFRLLVARGDKLREIEIRDVHGVPELGVYVRDKAVGVGTLTFYDPATGRFAALGHLVTDADTGQPIQGHGSVYPAAILGIQAGKAGQPGEKKGVFRGVNREVGEIDENTPYGVFGRMDAAFATRTSPLPGPIPVALPGQVHPGPAVLYTVLHGEKIEAFQVVIEHTARQMSPSTKSMIIRVVDPRLLQAAGGIVQGMSGSPIVQDGRLVGAVTHVFVSDPVRGYGVYAYWMLHPHQHELTFAPTAAERAQAA, from the coding sequence ATGGCGGGTTGGCTGCGCGCGCTCAAAGTCGCCGTCCTCGTGGCTGCCACAGCGCTTCTCTGGATTCCGCCGGTTCGCCAGCTGGTGGAACTGCCCACATCAGTCGAAATGTCCACGGACGACGAGATAGCCCTCCGGTCGTTTCATCCCTTCTCCATGCACGCGTGGGTCCGGCCGGTCGATCCACCGGGAGCCGTCACAGTGACCGCGGATGCGGGAGATTTCGACGTGACGGATCGCATCTTCGGCTTCATTCCATGGCGCACACGGGTTCATGTCGAGCCTGCCGAACGGGTCATCGTGGGAGGACAGGCGGTGGGCATCCGCTTGCTTTCCGAGGGGCCCATGGTGATTGGGTACCGGCGGGCGACGCAAGGGATTAGCCTCGCCGAGGCGCATCACATCGAGGTGGGCGATGTCATTCTTTCGGTCGACGGGGTGCCCGTGCACACGGCAAAGGACCTGCAGGCGGCACTTCGGGACAAGCGCGCGCCATTTCGCCTACTTGTAGCGAGGGGCGACAAGCTGCGTGAAATTGAGATCCGGGACGTGCACGGTGTGCCAGAACTCGGAGTGTATGTGCGCGACAAGGCCGTCGGCGTGGGGACCCTGACCTTTTACGATCCGGCCACCGGCCGGTTTGCAGCGTTGGGGCACCTTGTCACCGACGCGGACACGGGTCAGCCGATTCAAGGGCACGGCTCGGTGTATCCAGCCGCCATCTTGGGCATTCAGGCCGGCAAAGCCGGGCAACCCGGCGAGAAAAAGGGCGTGTTCCGCGGGGTGAACCGGGAGGTCGGCGAGATCGACGAAAACACGCCGTACGGCGTGTTCGGGCGCATGGACGCCGCCTTCGCGACGCGCACGTCTCCACTGCCTGGGCCCATTCCTGTGGCACTGCCGGGACAAGTGCACCCAGGGCCGGCCGTTCTTTACACGGTGCTCCACGGCGAGAAGATCGAGGCGTTTCAGGTGGTCATCGAGCATACGGCTCGACAAATGAGTCCGTCGACCAAGAGCATGATCATCCGCGTCGTCGATCCAAGGCTTCTTCAAGCCGCCGGCGGCATTGTCCAGGGCATGAGCGGGAGCCCCATCGTACAGGACGGGAGGCTGGTGGGCGCCGTCACGCACGTGTTCGTGTCCGATCCCGTCCGCGGTTATGGCGTGTACGCGTACTGGATGCTTCATCCCCATCAGCACGAACTCACCTTTGCGCCGACTGCTGCCGAGCGAGCGCAAGCGGCGTGA
- the recN gene encoding DNA repair protein RecN, which yields MLQELYVRHFVLIDELRLQLDRGLHVLTGETGAGKSLVLDATRAILGGRVPSPIPPDGSPAVVEAVFDIQANEAAERLLSSWGIDHSGEIVVSRTFHSSGRAQNRVNGRSVTVQMLRELGDTLVELQDQHESIALMTPSYQRRLLDLYGQHEELAASCAEAYRAWQDALRQWRQAQVSERERAQQMDLYALQVRELEEARLRPGEEDALRAERDRLKRAHQIAELLTQMAALLDDGKTGAIARLQEAERMAAALASSSDRAEEIAKLLETARVHAEEASFTLHRFLSRAAHDPARLDEIEERLALIRRLSRKYGATTEEMLAHLERARAQLDAWSKHEERIAELEAEVERREAAYRDIAERLHKARVRAARSLGAAISSSLARLSMAHAECEIEVRPRVDAPTEHGWDEIRFLFRANPGQPLMTLQKVASGGELSRMLLAVKVVIANLERTDTLIFDEIDQGVSGEAALRVAEMLRELGREKQVLCVTHSPQVAAAGYVHYLVAKASDAERAISRVTRLDDGGRIEEIARLLGSDLSDATARMHARALLESFRSQST from the coding sequence ATGCTGCAGGAGTTGTACGTGCGCCACTTCGTGCTGATTGACGAATTGCGGCTTCAACTCGATCGCGGCCTGCACGTTCTAACGGGTGAGACAGGGGCGGGTAAGTCGCTCGTCCTGGACGCCACCCGCGCCATCTTGGGCGGGCGGGTTCCGAGCCCCATTCCGCCGGACGGCTCGCCGGCTGTGGTTGAAGCGGTATTCGACATCCAGGCGAACGAGGCGGCGGAGCGGCTCCTTTCGTCGTGGGGTATCGATCACAGCGGCGAGATCGTGGTCTCCCGGACATTTCATTCGAGCGGTCGGGCACAAAACCGTGTCAACGGCCGATCCGTCACGGTGCAGATGCTCCGCGAGCTAGGGGATACGTTAGTTGAACTCCAAGATCAGCACGAATCCATCGCCCTCATGACGCCGTCGTATCAGCGCCGCCTGCTCGATCTCTATGGTCAGCACGAAGAGCTCGCAGCCTCTTGCGCCGAAGCCTATCGCGCGTGGCAGGACGCGTTGCGTCAGTGGCGCCAGGCTCAGGTGTCGGAGCGGGAGCGCGCGCAGCAGATGGATCTGTATGCGCTCCAGGTTCGTGAACTCGAGGAAGCCCGGCTTCGCCCCGGTGAAGAGGACGCATTGCGCGCCGAGCGGGACCGCCTGAAGCGCGCGCATCAGATCGCTGAGTTGTTGACGCAGATGGCCGCGTTGCTCGACGACGGGAAGACCGGGGCCATTGCGAGGCTTCAAGAAGCGGAACGCATGGCCGCGGCGCTGGCCTCGTCGAGCGATCGGGCGGAGGAGATCGCGAAGTTGCTCGAGACGGCTCGCGTTCACGCGGAGGAGGCGTCGTTTACCCTTCACCGGTTCTTGTCTCGCGCGGCGCACGATCCCGCCCGCCTCGACGAAATTGAGGAGCGTCTGGCGCTCATCCGTAGGCTGTCGCGCAAATACGGCGCGACCACTGAGGAGATGCTCGCCCACTTGGAACGCGCGCGAGCCCAACTCGACGCTTGGTCGAAACACGAAGAGCGCATCGCGGAACTTGAGGCCGAGGTGGAGCGTCGTGAAGCCGCGTACCGCGACATCGCGGAGCGCCTTCACAAGGCGAGGGTTCGCGCGGCGAGGTCGCTCGGAGCCGCGATTTCCAGTTCGCTCGCTCGGCTTTCCATGGCGCATGCGGAATGCGAGATCGAAGTGCGTCCGCGCGTTGACGCGCCGACCGAACATGGCTGGGACGAGATTCGTTTTCTGTTTCGCGCAAATCCGGGACAACCTCTGATGACGTTACAGAAAGTTGCATCTGGTGGCGAGCTTTCGCGCATGCTACTCGCAGTCAAGGTCGTAATCGCCAACCTCGAACGCACGGACACGTTGATCTTCGACGAGATCGATCAGGGCGTGAGCGGAGAAGCGGCGCTGCGCGTGGCGGAGATGCTGCGCGAACTCGGGCGGGAGAAACAGGTGCTGTGTGTCACCCATTCTCCGCAGGTAGCCGCCGCGGGATACGTGCACTATCTTGTCGCCAAAGCATCGGACGCCGAGCGCGCCATCTCCCGTGTGACGCGATTGGACGACGGTGGTCGCATCGAGGAGATCGCCAGGCTTCTCGGTTCGGATTTGTCGGATGCGACCGCCCGGATGCACGCGCGCGCGCTTTTGGAAAGCTTCCGAAGCCAGTCCACGTGA
- a CDS encoding NAD(+)/NADH kinase yields MRQIGLLYNVHKEAACSVRTDICRQLERTGIRVVDVPIDHDTAIVETHPELKSCELVIVLGGDGTLLGVARQLSPFHVPMFGVNIGHLGFLTESEPSQLEIALERIVAGEYNLETRLMLEAFVYRDLQEIARFTALNDVGVGKGSFARMVTLDVHVDDVYVDTYTGDGMIVATPTGSTAYSLSCGGPIVSPHLQVMVLTPVCPHTLFSRPCVIDASSWVRLSVHARHGDVELAVDGQEGMRLLAGDEVLVRKAPFQATLVRLPDREFFGVLRSKLHGDPSST; encoded by the coding sequence TTGCGCCAAATAGGCCTGTTGTACAATGTGCACAAGGAGGCAGCGTGTTCGGTTCGGACCGACATTTGTCGACAGTTGGAACGAACGGGGATTCGTGTGGTTGATGTGCCCATCGATCACGACACCGCGATTGTCGAGACGCACCCAGAGCTGAAATCGTGTGAGCTCGTCATCGTGCTCGGTGGAGACGGCACGTTGCTCGGCGTGGCCCGCCAGTTGTCGCCTTTTCATGTCCCGATGTTTGGTGTAAACATCGGCCACCTCGGGTTTTTGACGGAGTCGGAACCTTCGCAACTGGAGATCGCGCTCGAGCGGATCGTGGCGGGCGAATACAACCTCGAGACTCGCCTGATGCTCGAGGCGTTCGTATATCGGGATCTCCAGGAAATTGCGCGCTTCACGGCGCTCAACGACGTCGGGGTGGGCAAGGGCTCATTTGCGCGCATGGTGACGCTCGACGTGCACGTGGACGACGTGTACGTCGACACGTACACGGGCGACGGCATGATCGTCGCGACGCCCACCGGATCCACTGCGTACTCGCTGTCCTGCGGCGGTCCCATCGTAAGTCCGCATCTGCAGGTGATGGTTCTGACACCCGTATGTCCGCACACGCTGTTTTCGAGGCCGTGCGTGATCGACGCGTCCTCATGGGTGCGGCTCTCCGTGCACGCGCGGCACGGCGATGTGGAGCTTGCAGTCGACGGACAGGAGGGCATGCGGCTTCTTGCTGGAGACGAGGTACTGGTTCGGAAGGCTCCATTCCAAGCGACGCTCGTGAGATTGCCGGACCGCGAGTTTTTTGGCGTACTGCGAAGCAAGCTTCACGGAGATCCATCCTCGACCTGA
- a CDS encoding TlyA family RNA methyltransferase — protein MNKTRLDLLLVARGLYASREAARRAIMAGLVRVDGVRADKPGFKVADSAHVEVERPNREYASRGGLKLERALDTFGIEVNGRIAIDVGASTGGFTDCLLQRGARLVYAVDVGYGQLAWRLRQDERVRVMERTNFRYVDAAQFDPRPDLAVMDVSFISIRLLFPKLSEVCLPDADIVSLIKPQFEAGRERVGKGGIVRDPEVHRAVLLDILKSIESRGWCCRGLTYSPITGGDGNLEFLGWFRMHPDPDETRRWMTESHRVVEAAWARLKSGTDSNGGTA, from the coding sequence ATGAACAAGACGAGGCTGGATCTCCTGTTGGTGGCGAGGGGGCTGTATGCGAGCCGCGAAGCTGCGAGGCGAGCCATCATGGCTGGGCTCGTGCGCGTGGACGGCGTGCGCGCCGACAAGCCGGGCTTCAAGGTCGCGGACAGCGCGCACGTCGAGGTGGAGCGGCCCAACCGAGAATACGCGTCGCGCGGTGGGTTGAAACTGGAGCGCGCGCTCGATACGTTCGGCATCGAGGTGAATGGTCGCATCGCCATCGACGTCGGTGCGTCGACGGGCGGGTTCACCGACTGCCTGTTGCAGCGGGGTGCCCGGTTGGTCTACGCGGTCGACGTAGGCTACGGTCAGCTGGCGTGGCGGCTGCGCCAGGACGAACGAGTGCGCGTGATGGAGCGCACCAACTTTCGCTACGTCGACGCGGCACAATTCGACCCTCGTCCGGATCTGGCCGTGATGGACGTGTCCTTCATTTCCATTCGCCTGTTGTTCCCCAAGTTGTCCGAGGTATGCCTCCCTGACGCCGACATCGTTTCGCTGATCAAGCCCCAGTTCGAAGCCGGGCGGGAACGGGTCGGCAAAGGCGGCATCGTGCGCGATCCGGAGGTTCATCGGGCCGTGCTCCTGGACATCCTGAAGAGTATCGAATCTAGGGGTTGGTGTTGCCGAGGGCTCACGTATTCACCCATCACGGGCGGAGATGGCAACCTCGAGTTTCTCGGCTGGTTCCGCATGCACCCGGATCCGGACGAGACCAGGCGGTGGATGACGGAGAGCCATCGGGTTGTCGAGGCCGCATGGGCCCGCCTGAAGAGCGGCACCGACTCGAACGGGGGCACGGCATGA